A genomic segment from Neisseria perflava encodes:
- the rplM gene encoding 50S ribosomal protein L13 has translation MKTFSAKPHEVKREWFVIDAEDKVLGRVAAEVAHRLRGKHKPEYTPHVDTGDYIIVINADKLRVTGAKFEDKKYFRHSGFPGGIYERTFREMQEQFPGRALEQAVKGMLPKGPLGYAMIKKLKVYAGAEHGHAAQQPKVLELK, from the coding sequence ATGAAAACCTTCTCTGCAAAACCCCACGAGGTGAAGCGCGAATGGTTCGTCATTGACGCAGAAGACAAAGTTCTGGGTCGTGTCGCAGCCGAAGTCGCACACCGTCTGCGCGGCAAACACAAACCCGAATACACCCCTCACGTTGATACCGGCGACTACATCATCGTCATCAACGCAGACAAACTGCGCGTGACCGGTGCTAAATTCGAAGACAAAAAATACTTCCGTCACTCTGGTTTCCCAGGCGGCATCTACGAGCGTACTTTCCGTGAAATGCAAGAGCAATTCCCTGGCCGCGCTTTGGAACAAGCCGTAAAAGGCATGTTGCCTAAAGGTCCTCTGGGCTACGCCATGATCAAAAAACTGAAAGTGTACGCCGGCGCCGAACACGGCCACGCTGCACAACAACCTAAAGTTTTGGAACTGAAATAA
- the rarD gene encoding EamA family transporter RarD, with protein sequence MTNLSKGLLAAIASNLLFAMLFLYGVWMQPMSGTEIFAWRMVAMLSALCVLMTMVNGWQAAARFANNIGRDWKRWLLIVLPTPIFASQLWLFVWGPVNGEGVNIAMGYFLFPLAMMLGGRIWFKERLNRLQTVAVALACAGVACELLRSGAFSWTTVWVFGTYPFYYLPRRKLGVPSLIGLTFDLMMITPFALAYIIFATDTPAMIAAKPVLIFFIVLLGFNSAISMHLNLKASQLLQVAVFGMLSYLEPVLLFIVSIVWLGEPVQKGALIGYGLIWSGLCVMIVNGLLGMKKEKKLAKA encoded by the coding sequence ATGACGAATTTATCCAAAGGTTTGCTGGCTGCGATAGCGTCCAATTTGTTGTTTGCCATGCTGTTTCTGTACGGCGTATGGATGCAGCCGATGAGCGGCACGGAAATTTTTGCGTGGCGTATGGTGGCGATGCTGTCGGCTTTATGCGTGCTGATGACCATGGTCAACGGTTGGCAGGCGGCGGCGCGGTTTGCGAACAATATCGGCCGTGATTGGAAGCGGTGGCTGTTGATTGTATTGCCGACGCCGATATTTGCCAGCCAGTTGTGGCTGTTTGTCTGGGGGCCGGTCAACGGCGAAGGGGTAAACATCGCCATGGGTTATTTCCTGTTTCCTTTGGCGATGATGCTGGGTGGGCGGATTTGGTTTAAAGAGCGTTTAAACCGGTTGCAGACGGTTGCCGTTGCGTTGGCATGTGCAGGCGTGGCTTGCGAGTTGCTACGGTCGGGTGCGTTTTCGTGGACGACTGTATGGGTGTTCGGCACCTATCCGTTTTATTATCTGCCACGCCGAAAACTGGGTGTGCCTTCTTTAATCGGTCTGACTTTTGATTTGATGATGATTACGCCATTTGCGTTGGCGTATATTATATTTGCAACGGATACGCCGGCGATGATTGCGGCCAAACCGGTTTTAATTTTCTTTATTGTGTTGCTAGGCTTCAATAGCGCAATATCTATGCATTTGAATTTGAAGGCGAGTCAGTTGTTGCAGGTTGCGGTGTTCGGCATGTTGAGCTATTTGGAGCCTGTATTGCTTTTTATTGTGTCGATTGTATGGCTGGGTGAGCCGGTGCAAAAAGGCGCATTGATCGGCTATGGCCTGATTTGGTCGGGATTGTGCGTGATGATTGTCAATGGCTTGTTGGGAATGAAGAAAGAAAAGAAATTGGCTAAAGCTTGA
- a CDS encoding NAD(P)H-dependent glycerol-3-phosphate dehydrogenase, whose translation MKITVIGAGSWGTALALHFAHHNNEVALWTRNPDQIRTLQADRENKRGLPGFPFPESLTVHADLGEALKDSQLALIVTSVAGLRSSAELLKQHNAADIPVLAACKGFEQDTGLLTFQVLKEVLPNNKKIGVLSGPSFAQELAAQLPCAVVLASENKDWVEETTAQLNTNVMRLYGSTDVIGVAVGGAVKNVMAIATGLSDGLEYGLNARAALVTRGLAEITRLAIAMGAQPKTMMGLAGIGDLILTCTGALSRNRRVGLGLAEGKELHQVLVEIGHVSEGVSTIEEVFNTAAKYQIDMPITQTLLQLIRKEMTPQQVVERLMERSARFE comes from the coding sequence ATGAAAATTACCGTCATCGGCGCAGGTTCGTGGGGTACAGCTCTCGCGTTGCACTTTGCGCACCACAACAATGAAGTTGCCCTTTGGACACGCAATCCCGACCAAATCCGCACCCTGCAAGCAGATCGCGAAAACAAACGCGGCCTGCCCGGCTTCCCTTTCCCTGAGTCCCTAACCGTTCACGCCGATTTGGGAGAAGCGCTGAAAGACAGCCAACTTGCCCTGATCGTCACCTCCGTAGCCGGACTCAGAAGCAGCGCCGAGCTGCTCAAACAGCATAACGCCGCCGATATTCCCGTTCTCGCCGCCTGCAAAGGTTTTGAACAAGATACCGGCCTTTTGACTTTCCAAGTACTGAAAGAAGTCCTGCCTAACAATAAAAAAATCGGCGTTCTCTCAGGACCGAGCTTTGCCCAAGAACTTGCAGCACAACTACCTTGCGCCGTCGTGCTTGCTTCCGAAAACAAAGACTGGGTGGAAGAAACCACTGCCCAACTGAACACCAACGTAATGCGCCTGTACGGCAGCACCGACGTCATCGGCGTCGCTGTGGGCGGTGCCGTTAAAAACGTCATGGCAATTGCCACCGGCCTTTCAGACGGCCTCGAATACGGCCTCAATGCACGCGCAGCCTTAGTAACACGCGGCCTTGCCGAAATCACCCGCCTTGCCATCGCCATGGGCGCACAACCTAAAACCATGATGGGCTTGGCAGGCATCGGCGACCTTATCCTAACCTGTACCGGCGCACTCTCGCGCAACCGCCGCGTCGGCCTCGGCCTCGCAGAAGGCAAAGAGTTGCATCAAGTGCTTGTTGAAATCGGCCACGTTTCCGAAGGCGTCAGCACCATTGAAGAAGTCTTCAACACCGCTGCCAAATACCAAATCGATATGCCCATCACTCAAACCCTGCTGCAACTCATCCGCAAAGAAATGACCCCGCAGCAAGTCGTTGAACGACTGATGGAACGAAGCGCGCGCTTCGAATAA
- a CDS encoding cytochrome c biogenesis protein ResB, with the protein MRFAVALLSLLGVASIIGTVLQQNQPQVDYLVKFGPFWSQIFGFLGLYDVYASAWFVVIMMFLVISTGLCLIRNVPPFLREIRSFRENAKEKSLAAMRHSIVLDGQVTPEVAQRYLEVQGYGCKTVTREDSSVLVAAKKGAMNKWGYIFAHAALIVICLGGLIDSNILLKIGMLTGQVVPDNTAVYAKDFKPESVLGESNLSFRGNVNIAEGQSADVVFLNADNGMLVQDLPFSVKLKKFHIDFYDTGMPRDFASDLEVTDKATGKVSEHTIRVNHPLTLHGITVYQASFADGGSDLTFKAWNLADADRTPVKLKATSMREFPLDLGKASYKLEFDQFTSMNVEDMSEPSEKEQNLKSALNDVRSVRQEGKKYTNIGPSIVYRIRDKAGQAVEYKNYMLPVKQDEDYFFITGTRSGLAQQYRWLRIPMDKNGQIDTFMALRQYLKDDAARRKTVANAVKGAPAEIREQFMAAAENTLSIFAKGGYLALDEFVTTNIPKEQQEKMQGYFYEMLYGVMNAALEDTISTYNLPAWPQDEKRNRFLLHAMDAYTGLTEYPAPMMLQLESFTEVRSSGLQMTRSPGAFLVYLGSVLLVLGTVFMFYIREKRAWLLFSDGRIRFAMSSSRNERDLQKEFPQHTRQLQQLAKDLNHE; encoded by the coding sequence ATGCGTTTTGCCGTCGCCCTGCTCAGCCTGTTGGGCGTGGCTTCGATTATCGGTACGGTCTTGCAGCAAAACCAGCCACAAGTCGATTATTTGGTGAAATTCGGCCCGTTTTGGTCGCAGATTTTCGGCTTTTTGGGCCTGTACGACGTATACGCCTCGGCGTGGTTCGTTGTCATCATGATGTTTTTGGTGATTTCCACCGGATTGTGCCTGATTCGCAATGTTCCGCCGTTTTTGCGCGAGATTCGTTCGTTCCGTGAAAACGCGAAGGAAAAATCGCTGGCGGCAATGCGCCATTCCATCGTTTTAGACGGACAGGTGACGCCTGAAGTCGCGCAACGATATTTGGAAGTGCAGGGCTACGGCTGCAAAACGGTTACGCGTGAAGACAGCTCGGTTTTGGTGGCGGCGAAAAAAGGCGCGATGAACAAATGGGGCTATATCTTTGCCCATGCCGCGCTTATTGTGATTTGTTTGGGCGGTTTGATAGACAGCAATATCCTGCTGAAAATCGGTATGCTTACCGGCCAAGTCGTGCCGGACAATACGGCGGTTTATGCCAAAGACTTTAAGCCCGAAAGCGTGTTGGGAGAATCCAACCTGTCGTTTAGGGGCAACGTCAATATCGCGGAAGGGCAGAGCGCGGACGTGGTGTTTCTGAATGCGGATAACGGCATGCTCGTGCAAGACTTACCGTTTTCCGTCAAATTGAAGAAATTCCATATTGATTTTTACGATACCGGTATGCCGCGTGATTTTGCTAGTGACTTGGAAGTAACGGACAAGGCGACCGGCAAAGTCAGCGAACACACCATCCGCGTCAACCATCCTTTGACGCTGCACGGTATTACAGTTTATCAGGCAAGTTTTGCCGACGGCGGCTCGGACTTGACGTTTAAAGCGTGGAATCTGGCTGATGCCGACCGCACTCCGGTCAAACTCAAAGCAACTTCCATGCGCGAGTTTCCGCTGGATTTGGGCAAGGCTTCTTATAAATTGGAATTCGACCAGTTTACTTCGATGAACGTCGAAGACATGAGCGAGCCGTCTGAAAAAGAGCAAAACCTGAAATCCGCCCTCAACGATGTTCGCTCCGTTCGTCAGGAAGGCAAAAAATACACCAATATAGGCCCGTCTATCGTTTACCGCATCCGCGACAAAGCAGGGCAGGCGGTCGAATATAAAAACTATATGTTGCCGGTAAAACAAGATGAAGACTATTTCTTCATTACCGGCACTCGCAGCGGCTTGGCGCAGCAATATCGTTGGTTGCGCATTCCGATGGATAAAAACGGCCAAATCGACACCTTTATGGCTTTGCGCCAATATCTGAAAGATGATGCGGCACGCCGTAAAACCGTTGCTAATGCCGTTAAAGGCGCGCCTGCCGAAATCCGTGAGCAATTCATGGCAGCGGCGGAAAACACTTTGTCGATTTTTGCCAAAGGCGGCTATTTGGCTTTGGACGAATTTGTTACCACCAATATTCCGAAAGAGCAGCAGGAAAAAATGCAGGGCTATTTCTATGAGATGCTCTATGGCGTGATGAATGCCGCTTTGGAAGATACGATCAGCACATACAATCTGCCGGCTTGGCCGCAAGATGAAAAACGCAACCGCTTCCTGCTGCATGCAATGGATGCTTACACCGGTTTGACCGAATATCCCGCGCCAATGATGCTGCAATTGGAAAGTTTTACCGAAGTACGCTCTTCCGGCCTGCAGATGACCCGTTCACCGGGTGCATTCCTGGTGTATTTGGGTTCGGTATTGCTGGTGTTGGGTACGGTATTTATGTTCTATATTCGTGAAAAACGGGCTTGGCTGCTGTTTTCAGACGGCCGTATCCGTTTTGCCATGTCTTCCAGCCGCAACGAACGCGACTTGCAGAAAGAATTTCCGCAACACACACGGCAATTGCAGCAGCTTGCCAAGGATTTGAACCATGAATAA
- a CDS encoding cell division protein ZapA yields MSIEQVNLDIMNVNFTINTPSEEKATLLQAVEMLNKKSDAIKESGRIVGTDKIVVMAALNVVHDLLKATLNDDLAIGEFERRITDMNNACQKALARLE; encoded by the coding sequence GTGAGTATCGAACAAGTCAATCTCGACATCATGAATGTCAACTTCACCATCAACACGCCGAGTGAAGAAAAAGCCACCCTCCTGCAAGCCGTTGAAATGCTAAACAAAAAAAGCGATGCGATTAAAGAAAGCGGCCGCATCGTCGGCACGGACAAAATCGTCGTCATGGCAGCCCTCAACGTTGTACACGACCTCTTGAAAGCCACCCTCAACGACGATTTGGCAATCGGTGAATTTGAGCGTAGAATAACCGACATGAACAACGCGTGCCAAAAAGCACTGGCGCGCTTGGAGTAA
- the murU gene encoding N-acetylmuramate alpha-1-phosphate uridylyltransferase MurU, which yields MKAMILAAGRGERMRPLTDHTPKPLLEVAGTPLIGWHLRRLQQAGFTEIVINHAWLGQQIEDTLKDGSDYGVRIAYSPELAGGLETAGGIATALPLLGDEPFLVVNGDVLTDIDFQAARLAAQRMQEHNLLSHLWLVDNPPHHPEGDFGLLSDGLVSASSADGQALTFSGVGVYHPALFKDTPAHQAAKLAPLLRQAMSQSQISGEHHNGLWLDVGTVERLQEADRVAQSW from the coding sequence ATGAAAGCAATGATATTGGCCGCCGGTCGCGGCGAACGCATGCGCCCGCTGACCGACCACACGCCCAAACCCTTACTCGAAGTAGCAGGCACGCCGCTTATCGGCTGGCACTTGCGCCGCCTGCAACAAGCCGGTTTCACTGAAATCGTCATCAACCATGCCTGGCTTGGCCAACAAATCGAAGATACCTTGAAAGACGGTTCGGACTACGGCGTACGCATTGCCTATTCTCCAGAACTCGCCGGAGGCCTGGAAACCGCCGGTGGCATTGCCACCGCCCTGCCTCTTTTGGGCGACGAGCCGTTTTTGGTCGTCAATGGCGATGTGTTGACTGACATTGATTTCCAAGCTGCACGACTGGCTGCCCAGCGTATGCAGGAACACAACCTTCTCTCCCATTTATGGCTGGTGGACAATCCACCCCACCATCCCGAAGGCGACTTCGGCCTGCTTTCAGACGGCCTGGTATCCGCCTCATCTGCAGACGGCCAAGCCCTGACTTTCAGCGGCGTGGGCGTTTATCATCCCGCACTTTTCAAAGATACCCCGGCGCATCAGGCTGCCAAACTTGCCCCTCTGTTGCGTCAAGCCATGAGCCAAAGCCAAATCAGCGGCGAACACCACAACGGCCTTTGGTTGGACGTCGGCACAGTCGAACGCCTGCAAGAAGCCGACCGTGTCGCCCAAAGCTGGTAA
- a CDS encoding protein disulfide oxidoreductase, with protein MMKTLLHYAKSLLQAVILFIFLSLIVDWVRKPDQPLQSAAQTLTLTNGQTTSLQSFSQNRVAVVYFWGSWCRICSYTSSTIEKLHQDNIPTLGVALRSGSDADIAHHMQQNNLSFPNFNDSDGLMAQKWNIAVTPTIIILKDGKMIHHTSGLSSYIGLKIRIYLANIFS; from the coding sequence ATGATGAAAACCCTGCTCCACTACGCCAAATCATTGCTTCAGGCTGTGATTCTCTTCATCTTCTTATCCCTGATTGTCGACTGGGTGCGCAAGCCTGACCAACCTTTGCAGTCGGCAGCACAAACACTGACTTTAACCAATGGTCAAACCACTTCCCTCCAATCCTTCAGCCAAAATCGGGTTGCCGTCGTTTATTTTTGGGGCAGCTGGTGTCGTATTTGTTCATACACATCATCAACCATAGAAAAACTGCACCAAGACAATATCCCAACATTGGGCGTAGCCTTGCGCTCCGGAAGTGACGCGGACATTGCCCACCATATGCAACAAAACAATCTATCCTTTCCAAACTTCAACGATTCAGACGGCCTGATGGCTCAAAAATGGAACATAGCCGTCACACCAACCATTATCATATTAAAAGATGGCAAAATGATTCATCACACATCCGGACTTTCCAGTTATATCGGATTAAAAATCAGAATTTACTTGGCAAATATCTTCAGCTAA
- the hpaR gene encoding homoprotocatechuate degradation operon regulator HpaR has translation MPNQSKHASINIGLIQAREALMTQFRPILNQANITDQQWRIIRLLAENGTLDFQDLANQACILRPSLTGILTRLEKAGLAVRLKPSNDQRRVYLKLTPEGEKLYESIGALVDERYDAIEKVLSKEKMAQLKELLAELAKIEQALK, from the coding sequence ATGCCCAACCAATCTAAACATGCATCTATCAATATCGGTCTGATTCAGGCACGGGAAGCATTGATGACCCAATTCCGCCCTATTCTGAACCAAGCCAATATTACTGACCAGCAATGGCGTATCATCCGGCTCTTAGCGGAAAACGGCACACTCGACTTTCAAGATTTGGCCAATCAGGCCTGCATCCTTCGCCCCAGCCTGACCGGCATTCTGACTCGCCTGGAAAAAGCAGGTTTGGCCGTTCGCCTGAAGCCTTCCAACGACCAACGCCGTGTTTATCTGAAACTAACGCCCGAAGGTGAGAAACTCTATGAATCCATCGGTGCATTGGTTGACGAACGCTACGATGCGATTGAAAAAGTTCTGTCCAAAGAAAAAATGGCACAACTCAAAGAACTCTTGGCAGAGCTGGCAAAAATCGAACAGGCATTAAAATAA
- the hpaC gene encoding 4-hydroxyphenylacetate 3-monooxygenase, reductase component — protein sequence MTDSTHTLKRPFRDAMASCAAGVHIITTDGETGRYGITMTAVTAVTDEPPTVMLCINRQSAIIPILQGNRDLCINTLNDSQQDVAEHFAGLTDLSPEERFEYHIWHRGQTGQLEVEGALAHLHGSIVDQREIGTHYVFFVQLNEIRNTDTQAPALLYFRRQFKSLA from the coding sequence ATGACAGACTCAACACACACACTCAAGAGACCATTTCGAGATGCCATGGCCTCCTGTGCCGCCGGCGTACACATTATCACGACAGACGGCGAAACGGGACGCTATGGCATTACTATGACTGCCGTAACTGCCGTTACCGACGAGCCGCCGACGGTCATGCTGTGCATCAACCGCCAATCCGCCATCATTCCCATCCTGCAAGGCAACCGTGACTTGTGCATCAACACGCTCAACGACAGCCAACAGGATGTTGCTGAACACTTTGCCGGACTGACCGACCTCTCGCCCGAAGAACGCTTCGAATACCATATTTGGCACAGGGGACAAACCGGACAGCTTGAAGTCGAAGGTGCGCTGGCGCACCTGCACGGCAGCATTGTCGATCAACGCGAAATCGGCACGCATTACGTCTTTTTCGTTCAGCTCAACGAAATCCGCAATACCGACACGCAGGCACCGGCATTGCTGTATTTTCGTAGGCAATTCAAATCTTTGGCATAA
- the rpsI gene encoding 30S ribosomal protein S9, translated as MNGKYYYGTGRRKSSVARVFLTKGTGQIIVNGRPVDEFFARETSRMVVRQPLVLTENAESFDIKVNVTGGGETGQSGAIRHGITRALIDFDAALKPALSQAGFVTRDAREVERKKPGLRKARRAKQFSKR; from the coding sequence ATGAACGGTAAATACTACTACGGCACAGGCCGCCGCAAAAGTTCAGTGGCTCGTGTATTCTTGACTAAAGGTACCGGCCAAATCATCGTAAACGGCCGCCCCGTTGACGAATTTTTCGCACGTGAAACCAGCCGCATGGTTGTACGTCAACCTCTGGTTTTGACTGAAAATGCCGAATCTTTCGACATCAAAGTTAACGTAACCGGTGGTGGCGAAACTGGTCAATCCGGCGCCATCCGTCACGGCATCACCCGTGCACTGATCGACTTCGATGCAGCTCTGAAACCAGCCCTGTCTCAAGCAGGCTTCGTTACTCGCGATGCTCGTGAAGTTGAACGTAAAAAACCTGGTTTGCGCAAAGCACGTCGCGCAAAACAATTCTCCAAACGTTAA
- the tsaD gene encoding tRNA (adenosine(37)-N6)-threonylcarbamoyltransferase complex transferase subunit TsaD, which yields MLVLGIESSCDETGVALYDTERGLLAHHLHTQMAMHAEYGGVVPELASRDHIRRVVPLTQGCLKEAGVGYADIDAVAFTQGPGLGGALLAGSGFANALAFAIGKPVIPVHHLEGHLLSPLLADDKPEFPFVALLVSGGHTQFMAVRGIGDYTLLGESVDDAAGEAFDKTAKLLGLPYPGGAKLSELAKLGTPDAFTFPRPMLHSHDLQMSFSGLKTAVLTAVEKVRAETGSDEIPEQTRNDICRAFQDAVVDVLAAKAKKALLDTGFRTLVVAGGVGANWKLRDEFSRLTVKMPSEKGKPKPQEEKINVYFPPMAYCTDNGAMIAFAGAMRLAERQAVSAFNVKPRWPLSDIVKQG from the coding sequence ATGTTGGTATTAGGAATTGAATCATCTTGCGACGAAACTGGCGTTGCGCTCTACGATACCGAGCGCGGCCTGTTGGCGCATCATTTGCACACACAAATGGCGATGCACGCCGAATACGGCGGCGTTGTCCCCGAATTGGCCAGCCGCGACCATATCCGCCGTGTCGTGCCGTTGACGCAAGGTTGCTTGAAGGAGGCTGGCGTAGGCTATGCCGACATCGACGCGGTTGCCTTTACGCAAGGCCCGGGCTTGGGCGGCGCATTGCTGGCCGGTTCAGGATTTGCCAATGCGTTGGCATTTGCCATCGGCAAGCCCGTCATCCCCGTCCACCATCTTGAAGGACATTTGCTCTCGCCTTTGTTGGCAGACGACAAGCCTGAATTTCCATTTGTCGCTTTGCTAGTGTCGGGCGGACATACGCAATTTATGGCTGTACGCGGTATCGGCGATTACACTTTGTTGGGTGAGAGCGTAGACGATGCGGCAGGCGAGGCGTTTGATAAAACGGCCAAGCTTTTAGGTCTGCCTTATCCCGGCGGTGCCAAATTGTCCGAGCTGGCCAAACTTGGCACGCCTGATGCTTTCACATTTCCACGCCCCATGCTCCATTCACATGATTTGCAGATGAGCTTTTCTGGTTTGAAAACCGCCGTTTTGACCGCTGTTGAAAAAGTCCGTGCCGAAACCGGCAGCGATGAAATTCCCGAACAAACACGCAACGACATTTGCCGCGCTTTCCAAGATGCGGTAGTTGACGTATTGGCGGCCAAAGCCAAAAAAGCGTTGTTGGATACCGGCTTCAGAACTTTGGTGGTTGCCGGTGGTGTGGGTGCAAACTGGAAACTGCGTGATGAATTTTCGCGCTTAACCGTCAAAATGCCGTCTGAAAAAGGCAAACCCAAACCGCAGGAAGAAAAAATCAATGTTTATTTTCCGCCGATGGCATACTGTACCGACAACGGCGCAATGATTGCCTTTGCCGGCGCGATGCGTCTTGCCGAGCGTCAGGCTGTCAGTGCATTCAATGTTAAGCCGCGCTGGCCGCTGTCGGATATTGTGAAGCAGGGCTGA
- the ccsB gene encoding c-type cytochrome biogenesis protein CcsB, whose amino-acid sequence MNNKYQALPEHELLTHKSFIRNLNLFDWAFALLIAVGAFIAQTQAGLHMDIYEMVILWVSAGIAVFLGWFFKPMRWFIPLGVCLAYLAVDLYGGDIKRADGFLLKYLLSSQSAIMWQCAFVFFALFAYIVGAIAAVRKNVPSNTLLGMGTVFAWVSAMAGFVGLLVRWHESYLLRPDAGHIPVSNLYEVFILFLVITALMYLYYEGRFAVQKLGGFVFSFMAIVVGFVLWYSVSREAHAIQPLIPALQSWWMKIHVPANFIGYGAFCIAAMLGIAELLALRKEDAGKKSWLPHSQVIEEVMYKAIAVGFLFFTIATILGALWAADAWGRYWSWDPKETWAFIVWLNYAVWLHLRLVAGWRGRVLAWWAVIGLIITAFAFIGVNMFLSGLHSYGTL is encoded by the coding sequence ATGAATAACAAATATCAGGCCTTGCCCGAGCATGAGCTTCTGACACACAAATCATTTATCCGAAACCTCAACCTTTTCGACTGGGCATTCGCGCTGCTGATTGCAGTCGGTGCGTTTATTGCCCAAACCCAGGCCGGTCTGCACATGGACATCTACGAAATGGTGATTTTGTGGGTGAGTGCTGGGATTGCCGTTTTTCTGGGTTGGTTTTTCAAACCGATGCGCTGGTTTATCCCTTTGGGCGTGTGCTTGGCGTATTTGGCCGTTGATTTGTATGGGGGCGACATCAAACGCGCAGACGGCTTCCTGCTCAAATACCTGTTAAGCAGCCAGTCGGCGATTATGTGGCAATGCGCGTTTGTGTTCTTTGCCTTGTTTGCCTATATCGTCGGTGCGATAGCGGCGGTGCGCAAAAATGTGCCGTCCAATACGCTTTTGGGCATGGGTACCGTATTTGCGTGGGTTTCCGCGATGGCGGGCTTTGTCGGTTTGCTGGTGCGCTGGCATGAAAGCTATCTGCTGCGTCCCGATGCCGGCCATATTCCGGTTTCCAACCTTTACGAAGTATTCATCTTGTTCTTGGTCATTACGGCGCTGATGTACCTCTATTACGAAGGCCGTTTTGCCGTACAAAAATTGGGTGGCTTTGTCTTCAGCTTTATGGCGATTGTGGTCGGATTTGTCTTGTGGTACAGCGTTTCACGCGAGGCTCATGCCATTCAGCCGCTGATTCCGGCTTTGCAGTCTTGGTGGATGAAAATCCACGTTCCGGCCAACTTTATCGGCTACGGCGCATTCTGTATTGCCGCCATGCTGGGTATTGCCGAACTGCTGGCACTCAGAAAAGAAGATGCAGGCAAAAAATCATGGCTGCCGCACTCGCAAGTCATTGAAGAAGTGATGTACAAAGCGATTGCCGTTGGTTTCCTGTTCTTCACGATTGCCACCATTCTCGGCGCATTGTGGGCGGCTGACGCGTGGGGCCGCTATTGGAGCTGGGACCCGAAAGAAACTTGGGCATTCATCGTTTGGCTGAATTACGCTGTCTGGTTGCATTTGCGGCTGGTGGCAGGCTGGCGCGGCAGGGTGTTGGCTTGGTGGGCAGTCATCGGCCTGATCATTACCGCCTTTGCTTTTATCGGCGTGAATATGTTCTTGAGCGGCCTGCATTCTTACGGCACTTTGTAA
- a CDS encoding c-type cytochrome has translation MKRLTLLALVLAAGAVSAAPKADAEKGKQVATTICAACHAADGNSGIATYPKLAGQAAAYTYGQTMAIKDGTRTHGAAGVMKPMVMNLSEQDIRDAAAYYAKQQGKPGEANPKENPELGAKIYRGGLSAKKLPACMSCHGPSGAGIPGGGTEIQAYPRLGGQHKAYVVEQMKAYQSGQRKNAIMADIANRLSEEELNAVANFIQGLH, from the coding sequence ATGAAACGATTGACTTTATTGGCCTTGGTATTGGCTGCCGGTGCGGTTTCCGCTGCCCCTAAAGCAGATGCTGAAAAAGGCAAACAGGTAGCGACTACTATCTGTGCGGCGTGTCACGCAGCCGATGGTAACAGCGGTATCGCAACTTATCCTAAACTGGCAGGTCAGGCTGCGGCCTACACCTACGGTCAAACCATGGCCATCAAAGACGGTACCCGTACGCACGGTGCTGCCGGCGTAATGAAACCGATGGTGATGAACTTGTCCGAACAAGACATCCGCGACGCTGCCGCCTACTATGCTAAACAACAAGGCAAACCGGGCGAAGCCAATCCTAAAGAAAACCCAGAGCTGGGCGCGAAAATCTATCGCGGCGGCCTGAGCGCTAAAAAACTGCCGGCATGTATGTCTTGCCACGGTCCTAGCGGCGCAGGTATCCCTGGCGGCGGTACTGAAATCCAAGCCTATCCTCGTCTGGGCGGCCAGCACAAAGCTTACGTTGTCGAGCAAATGAAAGCTTACCAATCCGGCCAACGCAAAAACGCCATCATGGCCGATATTGCCAACCGCCTGAGCGAAGAAGAGTTGAACGCAGTAGCCAACTTTATCCAAGGTTTGCACTAA